Below is a window of Chitinivibrionales bacterium DNA.
TCCGGCATCATCCTCATCAGATCCCCATGCATCGCCAAAGGCATTCAAATCATTGACATCCACGCATTGAGAACCATCGCTAACAAAATCACCGCATAAGACACCGTCTGTTTTTACCACGATCCCATTGGTATCGGCAACAAGCAATGAAATGAACTGCCCCGAAGCATTATATGATCCGGCAAGTGTGCCCTTTCCCGCTGCCCTTATGGGCATTCCCGCCGACATTACCACGCCCCGGTACATGTACGTACCCGCAGAGGTCTGCTCATACCAGACAAGGGTATCGGAGGCCGAGGTGATACAAAGATCGGAATATTCATCACCGGAGAGCTCCACTATCAGGGGCGCTGCGCTGTCGCCAGCCTGGATCGCCAAACCATCAAAGGTCTGTACTGCCACGGGAGTATCAAAACCGTTTCCGTTATTGCCTATCATCTTTATCTCACCGGTCGCGTAGCCGCAGATAAAATCAGGATCATCATCGTTATCATTATCGAAACAATCAAATCCAGTCAGATCATCCCCGCAGTTCACAAGGATCTGCCCACTTCCAAAGGTCATGCTTCCCTGGTTATAGTAAATCGTGACATCGCCATTTGAAACACCGGCAAGAATATCCGGTTTGTTATCATCGTTCCAGTCTGCGATACGGATGCACTGCAGGTCGGAAGTTCCCAGATCGATATCGGAGGAGAAGATAAGGTCATTCCCATTATTTTCGTAAAAATGGATTAACCCCGAAGTAACGCCCGCCAGCAAGTCCACATCACCGTCACGGTCGATATCATCCCGAACAACCGATGCATACTCATTCAGATCGATTATTGACCCGTTGGATGTGAGGGTATCCTTTTCTCCAAAGGTTATCCGGACCGCATCATGCATGGTTACGGTAACCGTGGTATCCTGTCTCTCAAGCAGGAGGGGTATATATTCGGTTCTTTTACCGGGATCCCGAAGAACGAGCAGGTGATTACCCGGGTTTACATCAGTAATAACACCGCTTCCATCGAGCATCTTATCGCCCTGCCAGGCACTCGTTCCATAAAGGAAAGCTCTCCCATTCTGCGAAATACCATTTACCGTAATATCGGAGAGCGACTGCGATCGTTCACTTTCCGCCGGTCCGGTATCGGTAGAAAGATGGGCCGGAAAATCGGCGGTATTGAGTGCGATCATTACCCGGTCGACCTGCCAGCCGTCCTCACGCCTCCGGATCTGAACCGTATGCGTTCCAGCATCGAGATATCCCAGAGGATTCGTTCCGTGAAACCAGTTCCAAGAAGAAACGATTTGCCAGAAATCACCGGCACAGGCCATGATACCATCAACCCCGTGTTTGGCCGAATTACTTCCACCGTCGGGAGCCCGGTATCTGACCGCAATATGATAGGTCCCGGGAGTAGAAATATGAACATCCCAGGCAAGCTCGCAATTGGCATCCCAGGTATCATCCCCACCGCCGGTTCCATCAGGTACCTCCATGTATCCATCGCCCATATAATCGGCAACCGCGGTCGCTTCAATCCAGTTCGTGACATCGTATCGTTGGTCAACCCGGTGTGCATGCTCGGCTTCCATGACACAGGTTCCATGCTGTTCTAAAAACAGACCGGCCAGGACCTCTCCAACAGTGATATAGACCGGATCCGAGACCGTGCTCGCCCCCAGATTGTCAACGGCCTCGGCTGTAAGCGTATAACTTCCCGACAGGGGCCCGGTCCAGGTGAAGGAGTAGGGCGCCGTGTTATCGGTCCACAGAAGCGTGGATCCTTCATAAAATTCCACTACAGTAACGGTTCCGTCGATATCATCGGCTGTTGCCGTTATATTGATATCCGAACCAGAGGAGGAGGTACTGTAATTTTCCGGCGAAGTAAGTACCACGGTGGGTGGCTGATTGACCCCTGAGGGGACATATTTCAGATTATCAGGAAAAAGAGGCATTATATGGTCGATCTCTTCCCACCAGGTATGCTCATATTCAAAGCGCCGCTCATGCCGCCAGTTGCCGTTCTGTAATTCATCCAAAAAGTCATTCATCCGGTAGGTGGCATGAATATTCTGATCGAGAAGGCCGGTTAATTTATCTGCCGCCCCGGCGTAGCCTAGTTCGTTGAGCACGGTCCAGGCCTCGATCGACCCGGGATTGTTTTCCACTGCAATCAGCGCATCGTCGATGTCGTTATTCAGCCAAGCGCGCATGAGCCGCGGTCGAAGTGCATTGGGGCGCTGAGCAAGAAGCTCATCAAGCTCCGCAAGGGCAAGTGAGGGGGTGCCGTCTTTGATATACTGGAGTGCCTTGAAATAGTTACCCTCGATGGGGGTATTGCTGAAATCACCGCTTCCCGTTGTTTCCAGGTCCATAAGTGCCTGCAGATAGGCAGTCTGCTGAGGACGGCGGTCACCGATGGAATCACAGTATCTGGCCACGACATCAAAACCACCGTGGCGATAGGCGGCATTGGCCATGGAAACAAGAATATCGGGATCATCGGCCGAAGTAATATTTTCAACCGCCAGCAGGGATGCCAGACTGCTGAGTACCCGGGTTTTAGCCGCCACATCCTCGAGTTCATAATTCAATCCATGCGATGCATCGAGGGGAAGGTGGTGCGCAAGATCGGAGCGTTGCGCACTCTCCCGGAGGGCGGCCCAGTCGGCGCTGTTGTCCTCATAGACAAGAGGGAGCTGCACGTTACAGAGTTCCTCGCCACCAGCCGTGATCCGGAGACCGTGAGTAAAGGAACCGGTCAGCACGATACCGGGGCCCACCAAGCTGTTTTCCAGAATTGGACTGGATGATTCGTTGTACTCATACACGGTAATACTATTGTCGTAAGGTGCGGTCAAACTGAATGTGCCGCCCGAGACGCCGATTGCAATATGGTCATTGGCGTATTCACACAATCCTATCCCACGGGCCATATAATACCGGTATTCGAGATCATTGGTCTCAAAGGTTTCGACAAAATCCTCGGGAACTTCGAACACATTATTGGTAGACCCCCACAACTCATAAGGGTCAGAATTATTAGCATGATTATAAATCTTGCACCCCGGATATTTCACCGGATCGGCTATGCGAAGATGATTTGCATCAGGAGAAGGATACCAGGTACCGGCAAAGGGATACTGAGGATTCAAGGCGAAATAGGAACCATACTGCTCAAGTGCCTCCTGGGGGTTGTCAAGGGGACCATCATTTTCGATATCCCATATCTCTTCTGCAAAATGGGACAACGCCCATTTTGTGGGAAACAGCCATTGTCCTCCGGCACCATAAACATCAGGGTAACAGGCGTTGTTCCATATCCGATCATTTCTCCGCAGAGGGTTCGGATTCTCGGCGATATACCTGACTTTGAAATCGGCGTGTCCCGGCTCGAGTGTTACAATAGAGGTAAGATTTTTATCTCCATACTTTCCCAGAAAACCGGCGTCTTCCTGATTCTGGT
It encodes the following:
- a CDS encoding DUF5107 domain-containing protein gives rise to the protein MLWMVITGLIHTTSMLLAMPGKLPKPTAIGTRTIISIFQTTDRVRILSMQWISGLLVIVTEMRNKSLKEIQNSRTGKIAFNCLLVLVMLVCAAGHSFASDRPVRIMPIGSSSTHAQFVTYTYRYFLYHMLTGGGVGFDFVGSHDTLYCSPTPLDSLPDPEHEGHWHWGTEAFFPYIGTWARATQPDIALIHLGFVDLLADRYDADNTAAEIGQLIDSLRSVNPVIVVLLAQIIPMPSPYDPSTLNTRIASLASAKTTVNSPVILIDQNSDMVHPDDYAPCGSVTDSSGAHKMAGRWYNGLVPVLNETTPRIAVTSPVDGGIVSPGVNIPVTTVVFSQNTINKVAFYLDGSKLGEDSEAPYEWLITGLSAGNYAITAKAIDINLNEGISESVTIEVGNLPPEVTILSPLDRSWYTAPADITLTAEAIDSDGSIAYIELYEGSTLLDQVSTEPYSHSLTGLTPGTYTYAARAIDNEGRSAVSDSVLVRVLEQGLYPFLETDGTCIMEAENCSYLNARNDDTQWAQWADPACGNGAYMLAGNSSLGSGTQDFGCEMVFEVYITTPGYYFLAARRKAPTSSHDSALLGIDGKPYGSRIIEWVSTDWAWCQSYSIGYLSAGIHSVHIRRREDGLGIDKIMIARTVSDLPQNGSVEIGGVQSPYMTGQDPVAHAGDDRTVDLNTPVTLDGSLSVDPQPLSYSWSQISGPAVSLTGAHTAQPAFTADRHGRYVFQLEVNDGNAADTDTVAVNVRVSVVEGTESADFLVPTLNTSYYILWADSSQNATYLSTGNGGTVNRSFNTLKLDNGYVEVVVSPDLGMRILRALDKSTALGRQMFAEYSDPVNPVPFAQNFGGVKPSFPYVENSTGMIDLNGELNYKAGYYIENNDDGSVDIVMNMRFEEHQNQEDAGFLGKYGDKNLTSIVTLEPGHADFKVRYIAENPNPLRRNDRIWNNACYPDVYGAGGQWLFPTKWALSHFAEEIWDIENDGPLDNPQEALEQYGSYFALNPQYPFAGTWYPSPDANHLRIADPVKYPGCKIYNHANNSDPYELWGSTNNVFEVPEDFVETFETNDLEYRYYMARGIGLCEYANDHIAIGVSGGTFSLTAPYDNSITVYEYNESSSPILENSLVGPGIVLTGSFTHGLRITAGGEELCNVQLPLVYEDNSADWAALRESAQRSDLAHHLPLDASHGLNYELEDVAAKTRVLSSLASLLAVENITSADDPDILVSMANAAYRHGGFDVVARYCDSIGDRRPQQTAYLQALMDLETTGSGDFSNTPIEGNYFKALQYIKDGTPSLALAELDELLAQRPNALRPRLMRAWLNNDIDDALIAVENNPGSIEAWTVLNELGYAGAADKLTGLLDQNIHATYRMNDFLDELQNGNWRHERRFEYEHTWWEEIDHIMPLFPDNLKYVPSGVNQPPTVVLTSPENYSTSSSGSDINITATADDIDGTVTVVEFYEGSTLLWTDNTAPYSFTWTGPLSGSYTLTAEAVDNLGASTVSDPVYITVGEVLAGLFLEQHGTCVMEAEHAHRVDQRYDVTNWIEATAVADYMGDGYMEVPDGTGGGDDTWDANCELAWDVHISTPGTYHIAVRYRAPDGGSNSAKHGVDGIMACAGDFWQIVSSWNWFHGTNPLGYLDAGTHTVQIRRREDGWQVDRVMIALNTADFPAHLSTDTGPAESERSQSLSDITVNGISQNGRAFLYGTSAWQGDKMLDGSGVITDVNPGNHLLVLRDPGKRTEYIPLLLERQDTTVTVTMHDAVRITFGEKDTLTSNGSIIDLNEYASVVRDDIDRDGDVDLLAGVTSGLIHFYENNGNDLIFSSDIDLGTSDLQCIRIADWNDDNKPDILAGVSNGDVTIYYNQGSMTFGSGQILVNCGDDLTGFDCFDNDNDDDPDFICGYATGEIKMIGNNGNGFDTPVAVQTFDGLAIQAGDSAAPLIVELSGDEYSDLCITSASDTLVWYEQTSAGTYMYRGVVMSAGMPIRAAGKGTLAGSYNASGQFISLLVADTNGIVVKTDGVLCGDFVSDGSQCVDVNDLNAFGDAWGSDEDDAGWVWELNLDLVPGSSGIQCIDVADLHIFGDCYGNEK